From a single Deltaproteobacteria bacterium genomic region:
- the amrA gene encoding AmmeMemoRadiSam system protein A: MMTSLSERAKKILLDAARRAIEAELSGLPIPLPSVSDPALLETRGAFVTLHKKGALRGCIGIFESTKPLIEVVMDMAISAAFHDPRFPPLHSAELPEVDIEISALSPLRLVSSPDEIQVGTHGIYITLGPNRGVLLPQVATEHGWDRDTFLDQTCWKAGLAPGCWKDPACRIFIFTAEIFGEHPHRIMA; the protein is encoded by the coding sequence ATGATGACATCCCTGAGTGAACGCGCAAAAAAGATCCTTCTCGATGCGGCACGCCGTGCTATCGAAGCCGAGCTCTCCGGCCTCCCAATCCCCCTTCCTTCTGTCTCGGATCCAGCCCTCCTCGAGACGCGGGGGGCCTTTGTGACCCTTCACAAAAAGGGGGCACTCAGGGGCTGCATCGGGATCTTCGAATCCACAAAACCCCTCATTGAGGTCGTCATGGACATGGCGATCTCAGCTGCATTCCACGATCCACGTTTCCCACCCCTCCACTCGGCTGAACTCCCGGAGGTGGATATCGAGATCTCGGCACTGAGCCCCCTTCGACTTGTTTCGTCTCCTGACGAGATCCAGGTGGGCACGCACGGCATATACATCACGCTCGGCCCCAACCGGGGTGTCCTCCTCCCCCAGGTGGCAACTGAACATGGATGGGACCGAGACACCTTTCTCGACCAGACATGCTGGAAGGCTGGTCTCGCTCCCGGGTGCTGGAAAGACCCGGCGTGCCGGATCTTCATCTTCACCGCCGAGATATTCGGAGAACATCCTCACAGGATCATGGCCTGA
- a CDS encoding DNA gyrase inhibitor YacG, giving the protein MTSSRTSLKTIHRCPQCGKPISFRENPHRPFCSERCKLLDLHSWISEEYAIPATADQSDGNADNEQDLAERNVYHA; this is encoded by the coding sequence ATGACCTCTTCACGCACCAGCCTGAAGACCATTCATCGCTGTCCACAATGTGGTAAGCCGATCTCATTCCGCGAAAATCCACATCGTCCTTTCTGCAGCGAGCGCTGCAAGCTCCTGGATCTCCATTCATGGATCTCTGAGGAGTATGCGATTCCTGCCACCGCAGACCAATCCGACGGAAACGCCGACAACGAACAGGATCTTGCCGAAAGGAACGTGTACCATGCCTGA
- a CDS encoding MBL fold metallo-hydrolase, with amino-acid sequence MIIHARTVGALAVRAYIIGCPETREAVIVDPAGSERELAASIEKEGLHLIAIVNTHGHPDHTAGNALMKKLTGAPVLMHDADDRLFRDPSVAAVFRAWGFEPHPPADRYISDGEELRVGTLSFRVIHTPGHSPGSICLYGHGHLITGDTLFVGAAGRTDLPGGSFETLLASLRDRIAPLPDDTIILPGHDYGSTPTSTIGREKRENSFLIHLNP; translated from the coding sequence ATGATCATCCACGCCCGCACGGTCGGTGCCCTTGCGGTAAGGGCCTACATAATCGGATGCCCAGAGACCCGCGAGGCGGTCATCGTGGATCCGGCGGGCAGCGAAAGGGAACTGGCTGCATCCATCGAAAAGGAAGGCCTACATCTTATCGCCATCGTAAACACCCACGGGCACCCGGATCATACGGCCGGAAACGCCCTTATGAAAAAACTCACCGGGGCCCCGGTCCTGATGCACGATGCGGACGACAGGCTGTTTCGCGACCCATCCGTTGCCGCCGTCTTTCGAGCCTGGGGTTTCGAACCCCATCCACCTGCAGACAGATACATTTCCGACGGAGAAGAACTCCGGGTCGGCACCCTCTCCTTCCGTGTGATCCACACCCCTGGTCACAGCCCCGGCTCCATCTGTCTGTACGGTCACGGCCACCTTATCACAGGCGATACCCTGTTCGTCGGCGCGGCTGGAAGGACGGACCTTCCGGGAGGCTCCTTTGAGACCCTCCTTGCATCCCTCCGAGACAGGATCGCCCCCCTTCCGGACGATACTATCATACTCCCTGGTCATGACTATGGATCCACCCCTACCTCCACAATCGGGAGGGAAAAACGGGAAAACAGCTTTCTCATACACCTGAATCCGTGA
- the hrpA gene encoding ATP-dependent RNA helicase HrpA yields the protein MQPQQEERLRHLLRAADLTCAVNLPISSAKEEILRSLRENQVIVVTGDTGSGKTTQIPKLCLSAGRGIAGRIVCTQPRRIAAITVSSRLREELGPAGPELVGYRVRFRDRTGPLTRVHFVTDGILITELSIDPCLSAYDTVIVDEAHERSLNIDVLIGTLRRILPQRPDLKVIITSATIDTERFSQAFGGAPVVSVGGRSFPVRIRYRPPQADMDMVDHVVSEVEEIRREDPVGDILIFLPTERIIQEVVKALSTTLENDALVLPLYGRLSSIDQERIFKPAHRQKIVVATNVAETSITVPGIRYVVDSGLARVSCYNPRTRTTALPIAPISRASADQRAGRAGRMSAGVCVRLYSEEDYLGRDLFTSPEILRSNLSEVLLRLLSLGIDRVEEFPFIDPPSPHAIKEGLATLKELGAIDDKKGLTRIGRLMARFPLDPRISRMVIQAREEKAVREVAIIAAALSIQDPRERPAGKETQADQAHRTFQDSGSDFLTFLNIWNAFEAESGQGRSRAEMRRFCEARFLSYQRMREWKDVVDQILFILGEVGGFSVNRDPAGPDAIHRSILSGFLGNIAQHQEYTRYIGTSGRELYIHPSSALFRTHPRWIVSAEIVRTTRLYARICSGVRPEWIEELAGPLAKSEFFEPHWEKERGEVIASERVRVYGLLVVEKRKVSYGRISPGESREIFIRDGIIPGNLRHIPPVIQKNIETIREVEELGTRFRDRSVHVDETWIFSRYEKALTRLEEETGSAPILDERSFLRAMKRAKDLSYFSIHADELLKNPPSPSELALFPGHLTVQGHEIPLRYRFQPGDAEDGVTAVISLPLLHTLDPSPFEWLVPGLLPQKVVELLKNLPKGTRKRLHPLLETAEKICQKLTPGHRPLTTALGEFLHQELGIGPEETVWPHSGALPPHVLMRFELVDDRGRVLAHGRDLEALKKAWGDASKKSLASDPAWTALRARWESGGHTLSTLPDLPDPIPFVPGPGMGKRLAFPGYEREGKTVSIRLFPDRDRADQSTRDALAYLLAEELRAELSYIRKRAVPPGLPPEILMLLGGTQGLSERIISMIQRVFILSEDIPKDRKGLILRAKDLKKDLYQLSIPILHAIAACVHAAAETQKALSRLIQRGGNTPARARLTEDLSREFVRLLPEDFPASTELEDLPHLPRYLKALAIRAGRAALDPVKDAAKAARIEPYVEAISRIPPLNGGSDSASRAARANYLRLLEEFRVSVFAPELGTSVPVSEKRLDEALRTACSPY from the coding sequence TTGCAGCCCCAGCAGGAGGAGAGGCTCCGGCATCTCCTCAGGGCGGCTGACCTCACCTGCGCCGTCAATCTCCCTATATCCAGTGCGAAAGAGGAGATACTCCGCTCGCTCAGAGAGAATCAGGTCATTGTCGTCACCGGGGACACAGGCTCCGGCAAGACGACCCAGATCCCGAAACTCTGTCTGTCTGCGGGAAGAGGTATTGCCGGAAGGATCGTATGCACCCAACCCAGAAGGATCGCGGCCATAACGGTCTCCTCGCGGCTTCGCGAGGAGCTCGGCCCGGCCGGACCGGAACTCGTGGGTTACCGGGTCCGGTTTCGGGATCGGACAGGGCCTCTTACCCGTGTCCACTTCGTGACAGATGGCATCCTCATCACCGAGCTCTCCATTGATCCCTGCCTCTCTGCCTATGACACGGTCATCGTGGACGAGGCCCACGAGAGGAGCCTCAACATTGACGTCCTCATCGGGACCCTGAGGCGGATCCTTCCCCAGCGTCCGGATCTCAAGGTTATCATCACATCGGCGACAATTGATACAGAAAGGTTCTCCCAGGCCTTCGGTGGCGCGCCCGTGGTCTCTGTCGGAGGTAGATCCTTTCCTGTCCGCATCCGTTACCGCCCGCCCCAGGCGGATATGGACATGGTGGATCACGTGGTCTCGGAGGTGGAAGAGATCCGCAGGGAAGACCCTGTCGGAGACATACTCATCTTTCTTCCAACCGAACGCATCATTCAGGAGGTGGTCAAGGCCCTTTCAACAACCTTAGAGAATGATGCCCTGGTCCTTCCACTCTACGGACGACTCTCCTCCATCGACCAGGAACGGATCTTCAAGCCGGCTCACAGGCAGAAGATCGTCGTGGCAACGAACGTGGCAGAGACGTCCATAACGGTTCCGGGCATTCGATACGTTGTGGATTCAGGGCTTGCCCGCGTGTCCTGCTACAACCCGCGCACCCGGACAACCGCCCTTCCCATCGCGCCTATCTCCAGGGCAAGCGCGGACCAGCGCGCGGGTCGGGCGGGAAGGATGAGCGCCGGGGTCTGTGTGCGCCTCTACAGCGAGGAGGACTACCTGGGGCGGGATCTCTTCACCTCGCCCGAGATCCTGAGATCCAACCTCTCCGAGGTCCTGCTCCGACTCCTCTCCCTCGGAATCGACCGAGTGGAGGAATTCCCCTTCATCGATCCTCCATCCCCCCACGCCATCAAGGAGGGGCTCGCTACCCTCAAGGAGCTGGGCGCCATAGACGATAAAAAGGGACTCACAAGGATCGGACGCCTCATGGCCCGTTTTCCGCTGGATCCTCGCATCTCTCGCATGGTGATCCAGGCCCGGGAGGAAAAGGCCGTCAGGGAGGTGGCGATCATAGCCGCTGCCCTTAGCATCCAGGACCCCAGAGAGCGCCCTGCTGGCAAGGAGACGCAAGCGGATCAGGCGCACAGGACCTTTCAGGATAGCGGGTCCGACTTTCTCACCTTTCTCAATATCTGGAACGCCTTCGAAGCGGAATCGGGCCAGGGAAGAAGCCGCGCTGAGATGAGACGGTTCTGCGAGGCCCGGTTCCTCTCCTATCAAAGGATGCGCGAGTGGAAAGACGTCGTGGACCAGATCCTTTTCATCCTCGGCGAGGTAGGGGGATTTTCCGTGAACAGGGACCCGGCAGGCCCTGATGCCATCCACCGGTCCATCCTCTCGGGTTTTCTCGGAAACATCGCCCAACACCAGGAATATACCCGCTACATCGGGACGTCAGGGCGAGAGCTATACATACATCCTAGCTCAGCCCTTTTCCGTACACACCCCCGGTGGATCGTATCCGCCGAGATCGTAAGGACCACCAGGCTCTATGCCCGCATCTGCTCCGGGGTACGCCCAGAATGGATCGAGGAGCTGGCCGGCCCCCTTGCCAAATCTGAATTCTTCGAGCCCCACTGGGAAAAGGAACGTGGCGAGGTGATCGCCTCAGAACGCGTGAGGGTCTACGGGCTTCTGGTAGTCGAAAAGAGAAAGGTCTCATACGGACGCATCTCCCCTGGTGAAAGCCGGGAGATCTTCATTCGAGACGGCATCATTCCCGGTAACCTCAGGCACATCCCACCAGTGATCCAAAAAAACATCGAGACCATTCGGGAGGTCGAAGAGCTCGGCACCCGGTTCCGTGACAGGTCCGTCCATGTAGACGAGACATGGATCTTCTCCCGGTACGAGAAGGCCCTCACGCGACTCGAAGAGGAGACCGGATCAGCACCGATCCTTGACGAACGCTCCTTTCTCCGCGCCATGAAAAGGGCAAAAGACCTCTCGTATTTTTCCATACATGCCGACGAACTCCTGAAAAATCCGCCAAGTCCCTCAGAACTTGCGCTTTTTCCCGGCCACCTCACGGTCCAGGGTCATGAGATCCCCCTCCGTTACCGCTTCCAGCCAGGGGACGCAGAAGACGGCGTCACAGCCGTGATCTCCCTCCCCCTCCTCCACACCCTCGACCCCAGCCCTTTTGAGTGGCTCGTCCCCGGCCTTCTTCCCCAAAAGGTCGTGGAACTCCTGAAAAATCTCCCTAAGGGGACCCGAAAAAGGCTCCATCCCCTTTTGGAAACCGCTGAAAAGATCTGTCAGAAACTTACCCCTGGCCACCGACCCCTTACAACAGCCCTTGGGGAATTCCTTCATCAAGAACTGGGAATCGGGCCTGAGGAAACCGTCTGGCCACATTCAGGCGCCCTTCCTCCCCATGTCCTCATGCGCTTTGAGCTCGTAGACGACCGTGGACGGGTGCTTGCCCATGGACGGGACCTGGAGGCCCTTAAAAAGGCCTGGGGAGATGCCTCGAAAAAAAGCCTCGCAAGCGATCCCGCCTGGACCGCCCTTCGCGCACGGTGGGAGTCTGGTGGGCATACCTTGTCAACCCTGCCCGATCTTCCCGATCCCATTCCCTTCGTTCCCGGCCCGGGCATGGGGAAGAGGCTTGCCTTTCCGGGCTACGAACGGGAAGGGAAGACCGTTTCGATCCGGCTCTTTCCGGATCGGGACCGTGCAGATCAATCCACGCGGGACGCCTTGGCATACCTGCTTGCTGAAGAGCTTCGGGCCGAACTCTCCTATATTCGAAAAAGGGCCGTTCCTCCAGGCCTTCCTCCTGAAATCCTCATGCTGTTAGGGGGGACGCAAGGCCTTAGTGAACGCATCATCTCCATGATCCAGCGCGTCTTCATCCTTTCCGAAGACATCCCGAAGGACCGTAAAGGTCTCATCTTACGGGCCAAGGACCTGAAAAAAGACCTCTACCAGCTGTCCATACCGATCCTGCATGCCATAGCCGCCTGTGTGCATGCTGCTGCTGAGACGCAGAAGGCCCTGTCCCGTCTCATCCAAAGAGGGGGAAACACCCCGGCCCGCGCGCGACTCACCGAAGATCTCTCAAGGGAGTTTGTCCGTCTCCTTCCTGAGGATTTTCCCGCGTCCACAGAATTAGAAGACCTGCCTCATCTTCCACGCTATCTGAAGGCCCTTGCCATCCGTGCAGGACGCGCCGCCCTCGATCCTGTAAAGGACGCGGCAAAAGCCGCACGGATCGAGCCGTATGTGGAGGCCATTTCCCGCATTCCGCCTTTGAATGGAGGATCGGATTCCGCCTCCCGTGCAGCCCGTGCAAACTATCTGAGGCTACTCGAGGAATTCCGGGTCTCTGTCTTCGCCCCTGAACTCGGCACTTCGGTGCCCGTCTCTGAAAAACGCCTCGACGAGGCCCTTCGCACAGCCTGTTCTCCGTATTGA
- a CDS encoding NAD(P)/FAD-dependent oxidoreductase, producing the protein MPETSFLRFDVIILGVGPAGLQAAIHAARKKARVLLLGRATASNLYRAHIENYAFVQGVKTGEELLATGRAQALGFGAEILEEDVIKTEQTPEGDFLVTTESGRVFNGITLLFATGVKRQGLGLAREKELVGRGVSYCVDCDANFYREATVVVTGDGSAAAHGALTLSKIASSVSLVSKDMDVSPALRKELAASKVALYQGRNIARILGAERVEGVMLDDGTELPADGLFIERGAKGAMELASFLGVALDPEKFTHILTDRSGATNIPGIYAAGDICGPPYQMAKAVGEGCVAGLAASTYALRRKKEGAAAP; encoded by the coding sequence ATGCCTGAGACGTCTTTCTTGCGTTTTGACGTGATAATCCTCGGGGTGGGGCCTGCGGGACTTCAGGCCGCCATACACGCCGCAAGGAAAAAGGCGCGGGTCCTCCTCCTTGGCCGCGCAACCGCGAGCAACCTCTATCGGGCGCACATCGAGAACTATGCCTTTGTTCAGGGAGTAAAGACTGGTGAGGAACTCCTTGCAACAGGCAGGGCTCAGGCCCTGGGCTTCGGGGCCGAGATCCTCGAGGAAGACGTGATCAAGACGGAACAGACACCGGAGGGTGATTTCCTTGTGACGACCGAAAGTGGAAGGGTCTTCAACGGGATAACGCTCCTTTTTGCGACAGGGGTCAAGCGCCAGGGACTCGGCCTCGCCCGGGAAAAGGAACTCGTCGGGCGCGGAGTGAGTTACTGCGTGGACTGCGACGCCAATTTTTACCGTGAGGCAACGGTCGTAGTGACTGGTGACGGAAGTGCTGCTGCGCACGGGGCGCTGACACTTTCAAAAATCGCATCATCCGTCAGCCTCGTCTCAAAGGACATGGACGTGAGTCCTGCCCTGCGCAAGGAACTGGCTGCAAGCAAGGTAGCCCTTTACCAGGGACGGAACATCGCTAGGATCCTTGGCGCGGAACGCGTAGAAGGGGTCATGCTCGACGACGGAACGGAACTCCCTGCAGACGGCCTTTTCATCGAAAGGGGGGCAAAGGGGGCCATGGAACTCGCCTCTTTTCTGGGCGTAGCCCTCGATCCTGAAAAATTCACCCATATCCTGACTGACCGGTCAGGCGCCACGAATATCCCTGGGATCTACGCAGCAGGTGACATCTGTGGCCCCCCGTACCAGATGGCAAAGGCCGTTGGGGAAGGCTGCGTGGCCGGACTCGCCGCGAGCACCTACGCCCTGAGGCGAAAAAAGGAAGGGGCTGCAGCGCCATGA
- a CDS encoding amphi-Trp domain-containing protein: protein MGEEKVIFEWGKRMDCVEAASYLRTLADQLAAGAITPEPGAAESLLLVPHEIVLEIKAKKKTKKDGTKFSLEVEIEWKVAAPAGGEAPASPQGG, encoded by the coding sequence ATGGGCGAAGAAAAAGTGATCTTCGAATGGGGAAAACGGATGGATTGCGTAGAAGCCGCCTCTTATCTTCGCACTTTGGCGGATCAATTGGCGGCCGGCGCCATTACTCCCGAACCTGGTGCAGCGGAATCTCTTCTCCTTGTGCCACATGAAATCGTCCTTGAGATAAAGGCAAAGAAAAAAACCAAGAAGGATGGGACGAAGTTCTCCCTTGAGGTCGAGATCGAGTGGAAGGTTGCAGCCCCAGCAGGAGGAGAGGCTCCGGCATCTCCTCAGGGCGGCTGA